In one Cloacibacillus porcorum genomic region, the following are encoded:
- the nusB gene encoding transcription antitermination factor NusB — protein MSRMARLRHRAREVALQLIYMLDMRPETPPQEALELLPADEALELFSAELADEGAESPDKKKFPSVSAFDLSLSESERDEVLAYAAELFRGVRSNSVKIEDIIRVNMESKWRPERLVAIDKAVISLALYEGIIAQSVPVNVAISEAVEIAKAFGTEESGRFVNGVLGRIVRSDNERE, from the coding sequence ATGTCCCGTATGGCGCGGCTGCGCCACAGGGCGCGCGAGGTCGCGCTGCAGCTGATATATATGCTTGACATGAGACCCGAGACCCCGCCGCAGGAGGCGCTGGAGCTGCTTCCCGCCGACGAGGCCCTCGAACTTTTCAGCGCGGAGCTCGCGGATGAGGGCGCGGAATCTCCGGATAAAAAGAAGTTTCCCTCGGTATCCGCCTTCGACCTCTCCCTCTCGGAGTCTGAACGGGACGAGGTGCTGGCCTACGCTGCGGAGCTCTTCCGCGGCGTGCGCAGCAACAGCGTGAAGATCGAGGACATTATCCGCGTGAATATGGAGAGCAAATGGCGTCCCGAGAGGCTGGTCGCGATCGATAAGGCGGTCATATCGCTGGCCCTCTATGAGGGTATCATCGCGCAGAGCGTCCCCGTGAACGTAGCGATATCCGAGGCGGTGGAGATCGCCAAGGCCTTCGGCACGGAGGAGTCCGGCCGTTTTGTGAACGGAGTGCTCGGACGCATAGTGCGCAGCGATAATGAACGCGAATAA